The Scomber scombrus chromosome 5, fScoSco1.1, whole genome shotgun sequence genome window below encodes:
- the lamtor1 gene encoding ragulator complex protein LAMTOR1 translates to MGCCYSSENETTEQDPERKPLIPPNPVSKPPNGTDWITTTVPSARTDEQALLTSILTKTAQNIIDVSAADSVMMEQHEYMDKARQYSTKLAVLSNSLPQKKALALPSLTSQPHQVLASDLVPYSDIQQVSKIAAYAYSAISQIKVDAKEELVVQFAIP, encoded by the exons ATGGGTTGCTGTTACAGCAGCGAAAACGAGACCACAGAGCAG GACCCTGAACGTAAGCCGCTGATCCCTCCGAACCCTGTCAGCAAACCTCCAAATGGGACAGACTGGATCACTACCACTGTCCCGTCCGCGCGGACAGATGAACAGGCCCTCCTTACATCCATCCTCACCAAGACAGCACA GAACATCATTGATGTCTCAGCAGCTGACTCTGTCATGATGGAGCAGCATGAATACATGGACAAAGCTCGGCAATACAG taCAAAACTTGCTGTGTTGAGCAACAGTCTGCCCCAGAAGAAAGCTCTTGCTCTCCCCTCCCTCACCAGCCAGCCCCACCAAGTGCTTGCAAGTGACCTGGTGCCATACTCAGATATTCAGCAG gTGTCCAAGATAGCAGCTTACGCTTACAGTGCAATCTCTCAAATCAAAGTGGATGCTAAAGAAGAACTGGTGGTGCAGTTTGCCATTCCTTGA
- the lrrc51 gene encoding LOW QUALITY PROTEIN: leucine rich repeat containing 51 (The sequence of the model RefSeq protein was modified relative to this genomic sequence to represent the inferred CDS: substituted 1 base at 1 genomic stop codon) translates to MYGAPVDLSFKYISSLADAHLEEPSSGLRPLKRNSQKKYLSRSLRLNNNNITDLHDLQRTISHFLAEPSQLAWLDLSFNSITNIEQVLCELRELRVLYLHGNSIYILSEVDKLGILPHLHTITLHGNVIETNKAYRNRVISALPGLKMMDFSAVTQQERVLAKIWHHSNNRRNXSNKETLVLC, encoded by the exons ATGTACGGAGCTCCGGTGGATTTGTCCTTTAAATACATCAGCAGTTTGGCAG ATGCACATTTAGAGGAACCAAGCAGTGGTCTGCGGCCTTTAAAGAGAAATTCACAGAAGAAGTACCTTAGTCGCTCCTTGCGTctcaataacaacaacatcacTGATCTTCATGACCTCCAGAGGACCATTAGCCACTTCCTGGCTGAGCCATCGCAGCTCGCCTGGCTGGACCTTTCCTTCAACAGTATCACAAATATAGAACAA GTTTTGTGTGAGCTGCGTGAACTGCGTGTGTTATATCTTCATGGCAACAGCATTTATATTCTGTCAGAGGTGGACAAGCTGGGTATCCTTCCACATCTACACACCATCACTCTACATGGAAATGTCATAGAGACCAACAAGGCTTACAG GAATCGCGTGATTTCTGCTCTACCTGGGTTAAAGATGATGGACTTCAGTGCTGTGACGCAACAGGAGCGAGTCTTAGCAAAGATTTGGCATCACAGCAACAATCGACGCAACTGAAGCAACAAAGAGACACTCGTGTTATGTTGA
- the numa1 gene encoding nuclear mitotic apparatus protein 1 produces the protein MTINPGVKALLSWVNSLNLADRKIHVDDLQDGTLLLKVVYMLKKDPNPCFSNCTEDRFKVIADFVERDCRFNAAKGASLSWSNIRDGINLTVEIAKVLLLLVYHDMMNDRCALNKLECDVEQELANLTGCYVMESDGSVYLSSGLDAYLSLRRLSVSCEIFDRPASTSTSCASSVTFSDDESPMFCRTQKITFMEMQTVASPSVSNSPLQDIMNTPKFQLRKMQRQMIKERDYRDALERELASKMSLVTQKESQINQLQYRLDKLKEAQDNSEQVAREQIDDVEIKNNTLQMRFTEMLKQNKDFKTNSSLMERKVDELTEENGVLSSQMRALCSELTIFKSEVDRLTETQESAQEEWREKTGHLQSELNQATAQKELLTEQIQILQGKISCLEEEISKASEAEVGENMGPVMEREMLESEINSLKNDLESTIGSLEKAEVEIQSKTQQLTKYQQAITQQKELLVQQKSHTEEVIQAKDEILDNLQKEITKQRAILQQQIQDLKIQLEQVELQKTEQAVRLQQHVAACEQEIEKLKEIKKEKEDLLNQTAERVNDLETKLSAVTSLLADKDQQIDSLREEVDVLTDENQKTKDEIQAKEEMVAQLLLEKSNQQEMLGNKIQGLTGQVEDLSMSLKQAEQEIQLKHDLLAKTQQENIEQREALQQQIIIREEEARKLNAEILVKNEQLDILKNDSSRQSDLLQEEIRDLKGQVESLKDSLTKAEEHVQSQQEILKKQEQENVHQKDLLQQQLSASEERLIGMKEEIQTKEEQITLLKNQCSEQSELLQQEIQGLQKEVECLSSSLRIAEENLQSKENVFSNEQLQSTQHIETLQADMAVSQDEVRRLNAEIHAKEEQLSLQKKESSTHSETLQQEILDLNKQIKSMSDSLQIVQDQARAKEDSMAKQEQESTVQIEALKNDSAALEEQVKLLREEIQTKEGQVNLLKTDNCKQSEELQNEIQSLTDQVQSLSESLKTATEQVQAKEDFLTKKELEISQEKNKFQNVIEASEEEMKGLREQIQAKEEQLLTLKKEGSVQSDMQQEETQCLKNQLDGLRISLTKAEEMIQTQQAKLTKQEQESTVQVEVFRKDSAALEEQVKLLKEEIQTKEGQVNLLKTESCKQSEELQNEIQSLRDQVQSLSESLKTATEQDQAKEDLLAKIELEISQEKNAFQNLKATSEEEMKGLREQIQAKVEQLLTLKKEGSVQSDMQQQEIQCLKNQLHEMGVSLTKTEEQVQTQLELLQQQLAASEAEVRKMKEEIQAKEEQIILLKTDNSEQSDLLHQEIQSLKKQMESLESSLRKAEEDVQSKEDLLAQQQLENIQREETIQSLQEQVQQNKILQEQIDLCEEEIQKVKDSYSEKESLLLKAEGKLEILQTELSAVNILIAEKDQNLTSLREEVAAKANLVQKAKEEAQTKEEMLAKTQEESAQQTDVLQQDIQDLKGQVESISLKLETKEQQLLETQQGSAQQIDLLHEQLFSVNADLNHHRETQAAAIRQSKTEQEIQVVTLREKENLVREKELLMARILQTEMDQKALEEKVEAMVFEKERLVKNQEVLERENKASCKMESLLQQELELFKTEKKRLLKEKEKAEESGTLKKDLQEQLLAKSEAAQHYKAQMEKAASCYNDKKKLLQQSQGEVDGLKHSLEEREREVRAITVENKCLQMDLEETKGREKTLLKTLASLEAQLALADRNLRAQNKIHGYEGRASESLYLDVPNKHSSVHTRAQVKKSMSCDSLDQSSLEDSLNSTRKLSAPDESSTPLVRSSERLAAKRRGLHAESLETLYFTPINTRQVNRYVSQMTGTEHNMELDSAFKNPSSSVKRRRTTQVINITLTKKTPGSGEGDETFYSTSSRSQPNLASRPVSMELFDTPGRMTDAGGNQLMGLPGYRRSTIHSHTASTFCVGAENEPEGAPDDWMRIAELQARNKACLPHLKSSYPVESEYCRNSAFIYSDEELRNGNPSDTIRRASALPGQLQDSLASHRHSFMPGQTGAAASTRAHRMSLMPGQLPSKTVSLSQLRSPTGIKRSASTLSVHQTSPEKKVKASCFPRPLTPKNKNVNPVSSNYQLRPALSPADRRQSMMFSIENTPKNNYLKKGLNKLRSSTRKSPGTKSRKSPTQSARKENVPSGKSRTGVGREGKVGSFKSPQVSLKAQKKSPQATSRSAKPQGLTASARKMMGRMKV, from the exons ATGACAATTAATCCAGGTGTCAAGGCTCTTCTCAGCTGG GTCAACAGCTTAAACCTGGCAGACAGAAAGATTCATGTGGATGATTTACAAGATGGGACACTCTTACTTAAAGTTGTTTATATGCT GAAAAAGGACCCCAACCCTTGTTTCAGTAATTGCACAGAGGATCGGTTCAAGGTCATTGCTGACTTCGTAGAAA GGGATTGCAGATTTAATGCAGCGAAAGGCGCTTCATTATCCTGGAGCAACATAAGAGATGGCATCAACCTAACCGTGGAAATTGCAAAG GTGCTTTTGTTGTTGGTATACCATGACATGATGAACGATAGATGCGCTCTAAACAAGTTGGAATGCGACGTGGAG CAAGAGCTTGCAAACCTGACTGGTTGCTATGTGATGGAGAGTGACGGCAGTGTTTATCTGAGCAGTGGGCTTGATGCCTATCTATCATTGAGAC GTTTGTCTGTCAGCTGTGAAATATTCGATCGGCCAGCGTCCACCTCTACCTCCTGTGCGTCTAGCGTCACGTTCTCAGATGATGAGTCCCCGATGTTCTGCCGCACacagaaaatcacatttatgGAAATGCAAACGGTGGCTTCTCCCTCTGTCAG CAATTCTCCTCTGCAAGATATCATGAACACACCCAAATTTCAGTTGAGGAAGATGCAACGACAGATGATCAAGGAGAGAGACTACAGAGATGCGTTAGAGAGGGAGCTGGCTAGCAAGATGTCACTTGTTACACAGAAAG AATCCCAAATTAATCAGTTGCAGTATCGTCTGGATAAGTTGAAAGAAGCGCAAGATAACAGCGAGCAGGTTGCTAGGGAACAGATCGATGACGTTGAGATCAAGAACAACAC GTTGCAAATGCGTTTTACTGAGATgctaaaacaaaataaagacttCAAGACTAACTCCTCACTTATGGAGCGCAAAGTGGACGAGTTGACGGAGGAAAATGGCGTGCTCTCCTCTCAG ATGAGAGCGCTGTGTTCGGAGTTGACCATCTTTAAGTCTGAAGTTGACAGGCTGACAGAAACCCAAGAATCTGCTCAGgaggagtggagagaaaaaaccgGACACCTACAGTCTGAACTCAACCAAGCAACCGCTCAAAAG GAACTCCTGACTGAACAAATTCAGATTCTCCAGGGAAAGATTTCCTGTTTAGAGGAAGAGATAAGCAAGGCCTCTGAGGCAGAAGTAGGAGAGAATATGGGGCCTGTAATGGAG AGAGAAATGTTGGAGAGTGAAATCAACAGTTTGAAGAATGACCTGGAGAGCACAATCGGTTCCCTGGAGAAGGCGGAGGTGGAGATTCAGTCTAAAACGCAGCAGCTGACAAAGTATCAACAGGCAATTACTCAACAGAAAGAACTTCTGGTGCAACAAAAGTCCCATACGGAGGAAGTTATTCAAGCCAAGGATGAAATTTTGGACAATTTGCAAAAGGAGATCACGAAGCAGAGAGCAATCCTTCAGCAACAGATCCAGGATCTCAAGATTCAACTTGAGCAGGTTGAGCTGCAGAAAACTGAACAGGCAGTCAGGCTACAACAGCATGTTGCTGCTTGTGAACAAGAAATTGAAAAActaaaggaaattaaaaaagagaaggaagaccTCCTTAACCAGACTGCAGAACGGGTAAACGATCTTGAGACAAAGTTATCTGCTGTCACGTCTCTTCTGGCTGATAAAGACCAACAAATTGACAGTCTCAGAGAAGAAGTTGATGTTCTTACAGATGAAAACCAAAAAACCAAAGATGAAATTCAAGCCAAAGAGGAAATGGTTGCTCAATTACTTCTGGAGAAATCTAATCAGCAAGAGATGCTTGGGAATAAAATCCAGGGTTTAACAGGCCAAGTGGAAGACCTTAGCATGTCTCTCAAACAAGCTGAACAGGAAATTCAACTTAAACATGATCTTCTGGCTAAAACCCAACAAGAGAATATTGAACAAAGGGAGGCTCTCCAACAACAGATTATAATCCGTGAGGAGGAGGCTCGGAAGCTGAATGCAGAGATACTGGTAAAGAATGAGCAGCTGGATATCCTGAAGAATGACAGCTCCAGACAATCTGATTTACTGCAGGAGGAGATCAGAGATCTAAAAGGGCAAGTAGAAAGTCTGAAGGACTCTCTGACAAAGGCTGAGGAGCATGTTCAGTCTCAACAGGAGATTCTTAAGAAGCAGGAGCAGGAAAACGTTCATCAAAAAGACCTCCTGCAGCAACAACTGTCTGCTTCTGAAGAGAGGCTAATTGGCATGAAGGAGGAGATCCAGACTAAAGAGGAACAGATTACTTTGTTGAAAAATCAGTGTTCAGAGCAGTCAGAACTACTGCAGCAAGAGATCCAAGGTTTGCAGAAAGAGGTGGAGTGTCTTAGTTCCTCACTTAGGATTGCTGAGGAGAATTTGCAAtccaaagaaaatgtgttttccaacGAGCAACTACAGAGTACTCAGCATATTGAGACGCTCCAGGCGGACATGGCAGTATCTCAAGATGAAGTGAGGAGACTAAATGCAGAAATTCATGCTAAGGAGGAGCAGCTAAGTCTGCAGAAGAAAGAGAGCTCTACACATTCTGAAACGCTACAGCAGGAGATCTTGGATCTgaataaacaaatcaaaagtATGAGCGATTCTCTACAAATTGTCCAGGATCAGGCTCGAGCCAAAGAAGATTCAATGGCCAAGCAGGAGCAGGAGAGCACTGTGCAGATCGAGGCTCTTAAAAATGACAGCGCGGCCCTCGAGGAGCAGGTTAAACTGCTGAGGGAAGAGATCCAAACTAAAGAGGGACAGGTAAACTTGTTAAAGACGGATAACTGCAAGCAATCAGAAGAGCTGCAGAATGAGATTCAAAGTCTCACAGACCAGGTCCAAAGTTTGAGTGAATCCCTGAAGACTGCAACAGAGCAAGTTCAGGCTAAAGAAGATTTCTTGACCAAGAAAGAATTGGAGATctctcaggaaaaaaacaaattccaaAATGTAATAGAAGCATCtgaagaggagatgaagggaCTTAGGGAGCAGATCCAGGCTAAAGAAGAACAGCTCCTCACACTGAAAAAAGAGGGCTCTGTACAGTCGGACATGCAACAGGAAGAGACCCAATGTCTGAAAAACCAACTAGATGGCTTGCGTATCTCTCTCACAAAAGCAGAGGAGATGATTCAGACTCAACAAGCTAAACTTACCAAGCAGGAGCAGGAGAGCACTGTGCAGGTCGAGGTTTTTAGAAAGGACAGTGCTGCACTTGAGGAGCAGGTTAAGCTGCTGAAGGAAGAGATCCAAACTAAAGAGGGACAGGTTAACTTGTTAAAGACAGAGAGCTGCAAACAATCAGAAGAGCTGCAGAATGAGATTCAAAGTCTCAGAGACCAGGTCCAAAGTTTGAGTGAATCCCTGAAGACTGCAACAGAGCAAGATCAGGCTAAAGAAGACCTCTTGGCTAAAATTGAACTTGAGATTTCtcaggaaaaaaatgctttCCAAAACTTAAAAGCAACCTCtgaagaggagatgaaggggCTTAGGGAGCAGATCCAGGCTAAAGTGGAACAGCTCCTCACACTGAAAAAAGAGGGCTCTGTACAGTCTGACATGCAACAGCAAGAGATCCAATGTCTGAAAAACCAACTGCATGAAATGGGTGTCTCTCTCACAAAAACAGAGGAGCAGGTTCAGACTCAGCTAG AGCTTCTACAGCAGCAGCTGGCAGCTTCTGAGGCAGAGGTGAGGAAGATGAAAGAAGAGATCCAAGCTAAAGAGGAGCAGATTATACTCCTGAAAACTGACAACTCGGAGCAATCTGATTTGCTACACCAAGAGATCCAAAGTTTAAAGAAACAGATGGAGTCTCTTGAGTCCTCTCTGAGGAAGGCTGAGGAGGATGTTCAGTCCAAAGAAGATCTGTTGGCTCAGCAACAGCTGGAGAATATTCAACGGGAAGAGACAATCCAGAGCCTACAGGAGCAAGTACAACAAAACAAGATTCTGCAGGAACAGATTGACTTGTGTGAAGAAGAGATTCAAAAGGTAAAGGACTCTTATAGTGAGAAGGAAAGTCTCCTCCTGAAGGCTGAAGGCAAGCTTGAAATTCTCCAGACAGAGTTGTCTGCTGTCAACATCCTCATAGCTGAAAAAGATCAAAACCTCACTTCTCTCAGAGAGGAGGTTGCTGCAAAAGCTAACCTGGTCCAAAAAGCAAAAGAGGAGGCTCAAACCAAAGAGGAGATGCTGGCAAAGACACAGGAGGAGAGCGCTCAACAGACAGATGTTCTTCAACAGGACATCCAGGATCTGAAAGGGCAGGTGGAAAGCATTTCTCTCAAACTTGAGACTAAAGAACAGCAGTTACTTGAAACTCAGCAGGGGTCCGCTCAGCAGATAGATCTCCTCCACGAGCAGCTCTTCTCAGTGAATGCAGACCTGAACCATCACAGAGAGACACAAGCTGCAGCCATCAGACAGAGCAAAACTGAACAGGAGATTCAGGTTGTCACtctgagagaaaaggagaatCTCGTCAGAGAAAAAGAGTTACTCATGGCCAGAATACTCCAGACAGAAATGGATCAGAAAGCTCTGGAAGAAAAAGTTGAAGCCATGGTCTTTGAGAAGGAGAGACTTGTCAAAAACCAGGAGGTCTTGGAAAGAGAGAACAAAGCCTCTTGTAAAATGGAATCTCTGCTTCAGCAGGAGCTTGAATTATTTAAAACGGAGAAAAAGAGACTCttaaaagagaaggaaaaagctgaagaaagcGGGACGCTAAAGAAGGACCTTCAAGAGCAGCTCTTGGCTAAATCTGAAGCTGCACAACACTACAAGGCACAG ATGGAGAAGGCGGCGAGTTGTTACAATGACAAGAAGAAGCTTCTCCAGCAGAGCCAAGGAGAGGTGGATGGACTCAAGCACTCtttggaggagagagagcgtGAAGTGAGGGCAATTACAGTGGAAAACAAGTGTCTTCAAATGGATCTGGAAGAGACCAAAGGCAGGGAGAAGACACTTTTGAAAACTCTGGCCAGTTTGGAGGCACAG TTGGCCTTAGCTGACCGTAACCTGCGTGCACAGAACAAGATTCATGGTTATGAAGGACGTGCGTCAGAGTCTCTCTACTTGGATGTTCCCAACAAACACTCAAGCGTTCACACTAGAGCTCAGGTGAAGAAATCCATGAGCTGTGACAGTCTGGATCAGAGCTCTCTGGAAGACTCTCTGAACAGCACAAG GAAACTTTCAGCACCTGATGAATCAAGCACGCCGCTTGTTCGCAGTTCAGAGCGCCTGGCAGCGAAGCGCCGCGGTCTACATGCTGAGTCTTTGGAAACCCTGTACTTCACCCCTATTAACACCAGACAGGTTAACAGGTACGTCTCACAGAT GACCGGTACAGAGCACAACATGGAACTGGATTCAGCATTTAAAAACCCATCTTCATCTGTCAAACGACGTAGGACCACGCAGGTTATAAACATCACCCTGACTAAG AAAACTCCAGGCAGCGGTGAAGGCGACGAGACTTTCTACAGCACGTCCTCTCGCTCCCAGCCGAATCTCGCTTCACGACCGGTATCTATGGAGCTTTTTGACACGCCTGGCAGAATGACCGATGCTGGCGGCAACCAGCTCATGGGTCTACCAGGCTATCGGCGGAGCACCATCCATTCACACA CTGCTAGTACATTCTGCGTGGGGGCAGAGAACGAGCCAGAAGGTGCACCTGATGACTGGATGAGGATTGCTGAGCTCCAGGCAAGGAACAAAGCCTGCCTTCCTCATCTAAAGAGCAGCTACCCTGTGGAGTCTGAG tATTGCCGCAACAGTGCATTCATTTACTCAGACGAAGAGCTTCGTAACGGTAACCCGTCTGATACGATCCGTCGGGCGTCTGCATTGCCAGGCCAGCTGCAAGACTCTCTCGCCTCTCACCGCCACTCCTTCATGCCGGGGCAGACGGGTGCCGCTGCCAGTACTCGTGCTCACCGCATGTCCTTGATGCCAGGCCAGCTGCCGTCCAAAACTGTCAGCCTCTCTCAGCTGAGAAGCCCGACAGGCATAAAGCGGTCTGCATCCACATTGTCTGTACATCAAACTTCGCCTGAG AAAAAGGTGAAGGCCAGCTGCTTCCCCCGTCCCCTCACTCCCAAAAACAAGAACGTGAACCCTGTATCTTCCAATTATCAACTTCGCCCTGCCCTCAGCCCA gCTGACCGGAGGCAGTCTATGATGTTCAGTATTGAGAACACCCCTAAAAACAACTACCTAAAGAAAGGTCTGAACAAACTACGCAGCTCCACCCGGAAATCCCCAGGCACAAAATCAAGGAAGTCACCCACTCAGTCAGCGCGCAAGGAAAATGTGCCCTCGGGAAAATCCCGCACTGGAGTGGGACGAGAGGGCAAAGTTGGTAGCTTTAAGTCACCCCAGGTTTCACTGAAAGCACAGAAGAAGTCTCCTCAAGCCACTAGCAGGTCCGCAAAGCCTCAAGGACTGACGGCTAGCGCTCGcaag ATGATGGGCAGGATGAAGGTGTGA
- the nlrc3l gene encoding protein NLRC3, with amino-acid sequence MDPDNEVARIFRPGNEEGEADEKDKDKWNRPPSSYGSMKSDSDKMEEEEEGEGDEEDVHEACPSPVDGAYIEPTDHEGTGLRLHRPESPETLFTITTMQTKPPGALVIDTRSSDLEVNSEDDEEDMDEVLVADSPEPPEPVEPDDAMQTEDGQPGKLHPEQDMPFLFKTIQEALSVLKSEELYNFKMRFYQREKGLTLQHVLEGDILDFVDKIIEVLGQEEAVLQTVSTFENVNKKAEAVELEEKCKRSLIRYRLKQYYVRKHQIIREGVVRAGKQNFLNNVYVEPQISTCGKGGIDPFHELRPRRPSAFQLPSPDTFVGLNNLFRQQKADGQPVRMVVTTGIPGIGMTVSVGKFLLDWAEQVANKDLQFVFKLSFRTFWYLQNKTVAPPDKMSMIEMIGYYYPQCKDMKFLEEEGCKFLIIMDSFDCYQAALDWENAPVITDIHTKANPDVLVVNIFRGTVLRGARVWVLGRRAAVSQIPSKFIDLFTEIQGFSDEMKDEYLTKRFTDKRLAAKIVAHYKRLPSVIMLTRQPFICWMVAAIYPRQFRNPDYGSNPPRLTPFYINIMIVQMNRRLQFYYGKGDHDLKWTDEDKFLLTRMGKMSLKMLEKNTSVFYEEDVKEFGLKLTEVTVLSGLCTELPTAADGKRMFSFIHVTLQEYMAAMYVFTMFRTDGKNVLESGMHIPKIFAAKDQTKSPVGMVHCALERTFTAPLGHFDLFLRFLCGMLSPQCHEEQLSGCLYCHHAPKVGGLEEVQRLLEKKIQTAPADRVENLKECLRELIQKDE; translated from the exons ATGGATCCTGATAATGAAGTGGCACG CATTTTTAGGCCGGGGAATGAGGAAGGAGAAGCAGACGAAAAGGACAAGGACAAGTGGAACAGACCGCCCTCCAGCTATGGTTCAATGAAGAGTGACAGCGAtaagatggaggaggaggaggagggggaaggagatgaagaagaCGTTCATGAAGCCTGCCCTTCTCCTGTTGATGGAGCATATATTGAGCCGACTGATCATGAAGGGACAGG ATTGCGGCTGCATCGCCCCGAGTCCCCAGAAACCCTGTTCACCATAACCACGATGCAGACCAAACCGCCAGGAGCTCTTGTCATTGACACCAG gTCTTCTGATCTGGAGGTAAATTCAGAAGACGATGAAGAGGATATGGATGAAGTTTTGGTCGCTGACTCTCCAGAACCACCCGAGCCTGTTGAACCAGATGATGCAATGCAGACTGAAGATGGCCAGCCAGGCAAACTACACCCAGAGCAGGACATGCCTTTTCTATTCAAG ACTATCCAGGAAGCGCTGTCAGTACTCAAAAGTGAAGAGCTATACAATTTTAAGATGCGGTTTTACCAGCGAGAGAAAGGCCTCACCCTGCAGCATGTGCTGGAGGGAGACATTCTTGATTTTGTGGACAAGATCATTGAGGTGCTCG GCCAGGAGGAGGCCGTGTTACAAACAGTGAGTActtttgaaaatgtcaacaaaaaagcAGAGGCAGTCGAACTAGAGGAAAAGTGCAAGAGAT CGTTGATCCGGTATCGCCTGAAGCAGTACTACGtcagaaaacatcaaatcatcCGCGAGGGCGTCGTTCGAGCCGGAAAGCAGAACTTTCTGAATAACGTCTACGTCGAGCCTCAGATCTCCACCTGCGGTAAAGGAGGAATTGACCCCTTCCACGAGTTACGGCCCCGCCGGCCTTCTGCTTTCCAGCTCCCCAGTCCTGACACATTTGTCGGTTTGAACAATCTGTTCAGACAACAGAAGGCAGATGGCCAGCCGGTGAGGATGGTGGTGACGACTGGGATTCCAGGAATTGGAATGACTGTATCTGTGGGGAAGTTCTTGCTGGACTGGGCAGAACAAGTTGCCAATAAG gatCTGCAGTTCGTCTTCAAACTCTCATTCCGCACTTTCTGGTATCTGCAAAACAAAACCGTTGCTCCGCCAGACAAGATGTCTATGATAGAAATGATAGGATATTATTATCCTCAGTGCAAAGACATGAAATTCCTGGAGGAAGAGGGCTGTAAATTCCTCATCATAATGGACTCATTCGATTGTTACCAAGCTGCTCTGGACTGGGAG aACGCTCCGGTAATAACTGACATTCACACCAAAGCAAATCCTGATGTCTTGGTTGTGAACATATTCCGTGGCACTGTGCTTCGAGGGGCCCGTGTTTGGGTCCTGGGCCGACGGGCGGCCGTCTCACAAATACCATCCAAGTTCATCGACCTCTTCACCGAAATCCAGGGCTTCAG tgACGAGATGAAAGACGAGTACCTGACCAAACGCTTTACCGATAAAAGGCTGGCGGCAAAAATTGTGGCCCATTACAAGCGCCTACCGTCGGTCATCATGCTTACGCGTCAGCCCTTTATCTGCTGGATGGTGGCCGCCATTTATCCACGCCAATTCCGTAATCCGGACTACGGATCGAATCCCCCCAGACTGACGCCGTTCTATATCAACATTATGATCGTCCAGATGAACCGCAGGCTGCAGTTCTACTATGGAAAGGGGGATCATGACCTG AAATGGACAGATGAGGACAAGTTCCTGCTGACAAGGATGGGGAAGATGTCCTTAAAGATGCTGGAGAAGAATACCAGCGTGTTCTACGAAGAGGATGTGAAGGAGTTCGGTCTGAAGCTCACAGAGGTGACGGTGTTGTCTGGCCTGTGTACTGAGCTCCCCACTGCAGCCGACGGCAAGAGGATGTTCTCCTTCATACACGTCACTCTTCAG GAGTATATGGCTGCTATGTACGTCTTCACGATGTTTCGCACAGACGGCAAGAACGTTCTGGAGTCTGGGATGCACATTCCCAAGATCTTCGCCGCCAAGGATCAGACCAAATCGCCAGTAGGTATGGTCCACTGCGCCTTGGAGCGAACCTTCACCGCCCCGCTGGGACACTTCGACTTGTTCCTGCGCTTCCTGTGTGGCATGCTTTCCCCCCAATGCCACGAAGAACAGCTGAGCGGGTGCCTTTACTGCCACCACGCCCCGAAGGTGGGCGGACTTGAAGAGGTGCAGCGGCTGCTGGAGAAGAAAATACAGACTGCTCCTGCAGACCGAGTGGAAAACTTAAAGGAGTGCCTTAGAGAATTAATCCAAAAGGACGAGTGA